A genomic segment from Pseudomonadota bacterium encodes:
- the queA gene encoding tRNA preQ1(34) S-adenosylmethionine ribosyltransferase-isomerase QueA produces the protein MKTEDRLSLYDFDLPRERIADRPIEPRDQARLLVIGKTLLDRGMTDLPNLLAPGDLLVFNDTRVLPTRLPGRKETAKVEVTLHKALSPDRWLAFAKPARKLKPGDLIGFEEGLEARVIEKREGGEVLLRLNREGDALFTALGRVGKMPLPPYIRRATGPDARDQADYQTIFAAVPGAVAAPTAGLHYTPKLLAMLAARGVRWTTVTLHVGAGTFLPVATENLAEHRLHAEWGKLGKAAATAIAETRARAGRVVAVGTTSLRLLETAADAQGRVCPFEGETALFIRPGHVFRAADLLLTNFHLPRSTLFVLVSAFAGRERMRAAYAHAIAEGYRFFSYGDCCLLTPEKA, from the coding sequence GTGAAAACGGAAGACCGTTTGAGCCTTTACGATTTTGACCTGCCGCGGGAACGGATCGCCGACCGCCCGATCGAGCCCCGCGACCAGGCGCGGCTTCTCGTCATCGGCAAGACGCTCCTCGACCGCGGAATGACGGACCTGCCGAACCTTCTGGCACCGGGCGATCTGCTGGTCTTCAACGACACGCGCGTGCTGCCCACCCGCCTGCCGGGCAGGAAGGAAACCGCGAAGGTCGAGGTGACGCTGCACAAGGCGCTGTCGCCCGACCGCTGGCTTGCCTTCGCCAAGCCCGCCCGCAAGCTCAAGCCGGGCGATCTTATCGGCTTCGAGGAAGGGCTTGAGGCGCGGGTGATCGAAAAGCGGGAAGGGGGTGAGGTGCTGCTCCGGCTCAACCGGGAAGGGGATGCCCTCTTTACGGCCTTGGGCCGCGTCGGAAAGATGCCGCTTCCCCCTTATATTCGCAGGGCAACGGGGCCGGACGCCCGCGACCAGGCGGACTACCAGACGATCTTCGCCGCGGTGCCCGGGGCGGTGGCCGCCCCCACCGCCGGCCTTCACTACACGCCCAAACTCCTCGCCATGCTTGCCGCCCGCGGCGTGCGGTGGACGACGGTGACCCTGCACGTCGGCGCCGGCACCTTCCTGCCCGTCGCCACCGAGAACCTGGCCGAGCACCGCCTGCACGCGGAATGGGGGAAGCTGGGCAAGGCGGCGGCGACGGCCATCGCGGAAACCCGCGCGCGCGCGGGTCGCGTCGTCGCGGTCGGCACGACCTCCTTGCGTCTCCTGGAAACGGCGGCGGACGCGCAAGGGCGCGTTTGCCCCTTCGAAGGCGAGACCGCCCTTTTCATCCGGCCCGGCCACGTCTTCCGCGCCGCCGATTTGCTGCTTACGAATTTTCATCTTCCGCGCTCGACCCTTTTCGTGCTGGTCTCCGCCTTCGCCGGCCGCGAGCGCATGCGCGCGGCTTACGCGCACGCGATCGCCGAAGGGTATCGCTTCTTCTCGTACGGGGATTGCTGTCTCTTGACGCCGGAAAAGGCATGA